The proteins below are encoded in one region of Arenibacter algicola:
- a CDS encoding GIY-YIG nuclease family protein produces the protein MYKVYVIYSSSFERYYVGITDNIEVRIKQHNSGKTKSTKAYVPWEVILTEDYENRLAAREREKYLKSAAGRRWRKLNIRPRGATEYPPVPELGRVGVLDIGWHVRAGRIGFYRKCIRSM, from the coding sequence ATGTATAAGGTCTATGTAATATATAGTAGTAGTTTTGAAAGATATTATGTTGGGATTACGGATAATATAGAAGTTCGAATCAAACAGCATAATTCAGGAAAGACAAAATCGACCAAGGCTTATGTACCTTGGGAGGTAATCCTGACGGAGGATTACGAAAACAGGTTGGCAGCTAGAGAGCGAGAAAAGTATCTAAAATCGGCTGCAGGTAGACGTTGGAGAAAATTAAATATAAGGCCCCGTGGCGCAACTGAATACCCGCCCGTGCCCGAACTTGGTAGGGTAGGTGTGTTGGATATTGGTTGGCACGTTCGGGCGGGGCGCATCGGATTTTATAGGAAATGTATAAGGTCTATGTAA
- a CDS encoding GatB/YqeY domain-containing protein, translating into MGLQQRVMEDMKAAMKAKDTVALESLRAIKSALLLAQTETGPGTELSEEDEVKLVQKLVKQRKDSAAIYKEQGREDLAEPELAQAVIIEKFLPEQLTEEEIEKVVVQTIDAVGASGMKDMGKVMGIVSQELAGQADGKTISTIVKKNLM; encoded by the coding sequence ATGGGTTTACAGCAGAGGGTAATGGAAGATATGAAGGCGGCAATGAAGGCCAAGGATACGGTGGCATTGGAGTCGTTGCGAGCTATAAAATCGGCCTTATTGTTGGCACAGACCGAAACAGGCCCGGGAACGGAACTGTCCGAGGAAGATGAAGTAAAGTTGGTTCAAAAATTAGTAAAGCAGCGCAAGGATAGCGCGGCCATCTATAAGGAGCAGGGACGTGAGGATTTGGCAGAGCCTGAATTGGCGCAGGCAGTGATCATCGAAAAGTTCCTTCCGGAGCAATTGACAGAGGAAGAGATAGAAAAGGTAGTGGTGCAGACCATAGATGCCGTTGGGGCATCAGGGATGAAGGATATGGGCAAGGTAATGGGGATTGTTTCCCAGGAATTGGCCGGACAGGCAGATGGGAAGACGATATCTACTATTGTAAAAAAGAATTTAATGTAA
- the murG gene encoding undecaprenyldiphospho-muramoylpentapeptide beta-N-acetylglucosaminyltransferase codes for MVSYRFILSGGGTGGHIYPAIAIANELKVRYPDAEFLFVGAKDRMEMEKVPQAGYKIEGLWISGLQRKLTFKNLMFPFKVISSLIKAAKIVRNFKPHAVVGTGGFASGPLLKVASGKGIACVLQEQNSFAGITNKLLANKVAKICVAYDGMEKFFPKDKIIKTGNPVRGDLVSMVENKEEALSFFGLQPGKTTLLVLGGSLGARRVNILIEKNLPFFKEQGIQVVWQSGKLYYEEYKKYDSGDVKVVAFLNRMDLAYGAADIIISRAGAGSVSELCIVGKPVIFIPSPNVAEDHQTKNAQSLVDKNAAIMVKETELDEKFGTVFSDLVNNEPLSRKLGVNIKKLAMPNATKEIVDEIEKLLVQQ; via the coding sequence GTGGTCAGTTATAGATTTATATTATCGGGGGGAGGCACTGGGGGACATATTTATCCTGCCATTGCCATTGCAAATGAGTTGAAAGTTAGGTATCCCGATGCAGAATTTTTGTTCGTAGGGGCAAAAGATAGGATGGAAATGGAAAAAGTGCCCCAGGCAGGGTACAAAATTGAAGGTTTGTGGATAAGTGGGTTGCAAAGGAAGCTCACTTTTAAAAATTTAATGTTTCCTTTTAAAGTAATAAGTAGTTTGATAAAAGCAGCAAAAATAGTGCGGAATTTTAAACCTCATGCCGTTGTGGGTACCGGTGGCTTTGCCAGTGGTCCCCTCTTGAAGGTGGCATCGGGAAAGGGAATTGCATGTGTGTTGCAGGAACAGAACTCCTTTGCAGGGATCACCAATAAGTTATTGGCGAACAAAGTGGCCAAAATATGTGTGGCATATGATGGTATGGAGAAATTTTTTCCAAAAGATAAAATCATAAAGACGGGTAATCCTGTACGTGGGGATTTGGTCTCGATGGTTGAGAATAAAGAGGAGGCGTTGAGCTTCTTTGGCCTGCAGCCAGGTAAAACTACCTTGTTGGTCTTGGGTGGTAGTCTGGGGGCAAGACGTGTAAATATTCTTATAGAAAAGAATCTTCCTTTTTTTAAGGAGCAGGGAATTCAGGTAGTATGGCAAAGTGGCAAGCTCTATTATGAGGAGTATAAAAAATATGATAGTGGGGATGTAAAGGTAGTGGCATTTTTAAATAGGATGGATTTGGCTTATGGGGCTGCGGATATCATTATTTCCAGAGCAGGAGCAGGTTCGGTTTCTGAATTATGCATAGTTGGCAAGCCTGTAATTTTTATTCCCTCTCCAAACGTGGCGGAGGACCATCAAACTAAAAACGCCCAATCCTTGGTGGACAAGAATGCGGCTATAATGGTGAAAGAAACGGAATTGGATGAAAAGTTCGGAACAGTGTTTTCGGATTTGGTCAATAACGAGCCCTTGAGTAGAAAGTTGGGTGTCAATATCAAGAAATTGGCCATGCCCAATGCTACCAAAGAGATTGTAGATGAAATAGAAAAATTATTAGTGCAACAATAA
- the ftsZ gene encoding cell division protein FtsZ: MSKNTEFESISFDLPKNQSNVIKVIGVGGGGSNAINHMFQAGINGVDFVICNTDSQALQNSPVPNKIQLGVSLTEGLGAGANPEVGEQAAIESMEEIKQMLDTTTKMIFITAGMGGGTGTGAAPVIAKMAKEMDVLTVGIVTMPFQFEGKMRCQQAQLGIEKLRANVDSLIVINNNKLREVYGNLGFKAGFSKADEVLATAARGIAEVITHHYTQNIDLRDAKTVLSSSGTAIMGSAISSGSSRAHEAIMKALDSPLLNDNKITGAKNVLLLIVSGAQEITIDEIGEINDHIQNEAGFGANIIMGVGEDEGLGEAIAVTVIATGFNIDQQDDIVNTESKKIIHTLEDEQRAEHNLTPKNVVHQLVEEEEIKMTPVKRNPVQEEPKMDLIPTTNFIRNFNVFYEEVVAENVQDDFIIINASDEIKDIEVVDPRVVSNKVEEEDQFEFSFDMPLAKKPVEEEEEAQHIITFDLDEEVRDFEVKDHVEVIPVLEYNKNGEKRYSLDDYMELEKKLTGAKSKAEEFEPRIVEDELIFEKRTIAKQESNPQRVNVEDEDPINTPIEILLKERADERRRKLKDFNYKFQNSLSNLDEISKQPAYKRQGINLNENPKESKVSRTSLSEDSNDDIQLRSNNSYLHDNVD, encoded by the coding sequence ATGAGCAAGAACACTGAATTTGAAAGTATATCCTTTGATTTGCCCAAAAATCAGAGTAACGTAATTAAAGTCATAGGTGTTGGTGGTGGCGGTAGCAACGCCATAAATCACATGTTCCAGGCCGGTATCAATGGTGTGGATTTTGTGATTTGCAATACCGATTCCCAAGCACTTCAAAATAGTCCCGTGCCCAATAAGATACAATTGGGGGTTTCGTTGACGGAAGGATTGGGCGCTGGTGCCAATCCTGAAGTAGGGGAGCAGGCCGCTATTGAAAGTATGGAAGAGATCAAGCAAATGCTTGATACTACCACAAAGATGATCTTTATTACTGCCGGTATGGGCGGGGGAACAGGTACTGGTGCTGCCCCTGTCATTGCTAAAATGGCAAAGGAAATGGATGTTCTTACGGTGGGGATCGTTACTATGCCTTTTCAATTTGAAGGTAAAATGCGTTGCCAACAGGCTCAGTTGGGAATAGAAAAATTACGTGCCAATGTAGACTCCTTGATTGTTATCAATAACAATAAATTAAGGGAGGTATATGGCAATTTGGGTTTCAAAGCTGGTTTTTCCAAAGCGGATGAAGTATTGGCTACTGCCGCTCGTGGTATTGCAGAAGTTATTACACATCACTATACTCAGAACATAGATTTACGTGACGCCAAGACTGTATTGAGCAGTAGTGGGACGGCTATAATGGGATCGGCCATATCTTCGGGTTCTTCAAGGGCACATGAGGCCATAATGAAGGCTTTGGATTCCCCCTTACTGAACGACAACAAGATTACTGGGGCAAAGAATGTACTGTTACTTATCGTTTCCGGTGCTCAGGAAATTACGATAGATGAAATAGGTGAGATTAATGACCATATTCAAAATGAGGCTGGTTTTGGGGCCAACATCATTATGGGGGTCGGTGAAGATGAGGGACTGGGCGAGGCAATCGCAGTTACGGTTATTGCCACGGGTTTTAATATAGATCAACAGGATGATATAGTAAATACGGAGTCCAAAAAAATCATTCATACGTTAGAAGATGAGCAACGCGCGGAGCATAACCTTACTCCAAAGAATGTTGTTCATCAGTTGGTCGAAGAAGAGGAAATTAAGATGACTCCGGTGAAGCGCAACCCCGTGCAGGAGGAGCCAAAAATGGATTTGATACCTACTACTAATTTCATCAGGAATTTTAATGTGTTCTATGAAGAAGTAGTTGCAGAAAATGTTCAGGACGATTTTATTATTATCAATGCTTCCGATGAGATCAAGGATATAGAAGTTGTTGATCCACGGGTAGTATCCAACAAGGTGGAGGAAGAAGATCAGTTCGAGTTCAGTTTTGATATGCCTTTGGCGAAAAAGCCTGTAGAAGAGGAAGAAGAGGCGCAACATATTATAACCTTCGATCTGGATGAAGAGGTAAGGGATTTTGAGGTGAAAGACCACGTAGAAGTAATTCCTGTCCTAGAGTACAACAAGAACGGTGAAAAGCGTTATAGTTTGGACGATTATATGGAGTTGGAAAAGAAACTTACCGGAGCCAAATCCAAGGCTGAGGAGTTTGAGCCCCGTATTGTTGAGGACGAATTGATATTTGAAAAGCGTACCATTGCAAAACAGGAATCGAACCCGCAGAGGGTGAATGTGGAGGACGAAGATCCCATTAATACCCCAATTGAAATCCTGTTAAAGGAACGCGCGGACGAACGCAGAAGGAAACTGAAGGACTTTAATTATAAATTCCAGAATAGCCTTAGTAATTTGGACGAAATATCCAAGCAACCGGCTTACAAAAGACAAGGGATAAACTTAAATGAGAACCCTAAGGAAAGCAAAGTTTCCAGAACAAGCTTAAGTGAGGATAGTAATGACGATATTCAATTGCGTTCCAACAACTCTTATTTACATGACAATGTAGATTAG
- the ftsA gene encoding cell division protein FtsA codes for MEQGNYSVGLDIGTTKIVAIIGKENEYGKIEILGIGRSKSLGVHRGVVNNITQTIKSIQQAVELAEGNSGLKISSVVVGIAGQHIRSLQHSDYITRAKSEEVINEDDVEKLCNQVYKLVMLPGEEIIHVLPQEFKVDGQAEIKQPMGMYGGRLEANFHVVVGQVSSIRNVGRCIKSAGLDLGNITLEPLASANAVLSQEEKEAGVALIDIGGGTTDLAIFKDGIIRHTAVIPFGGNVITEDIKEGCSIIEKQAELLKIKFGSAWPGENKDNEIVSIPGLRGREPKEITLKNLSKIIHARVVEIVEQVYVEIKNYGHDEQKKKLIAGIVLTGGGSQLKHLKQLVEYITGMDTRIGYPNEHLAGDSDEEIASPLYATAVGLLMNAVQNKAKVREARQEAVEKEEDNGVFTGEEHIQTKTALKKERKSIFDKWSEKLKDFLDNAE; via the coding sequence ATGGAACAAGGTAATTATTCAGTTGGGTTGGATATTGGAACCACCAAAATTGTAGCCATCATTGGTAAGGAAAATGAGTATGGCAAGATTGAAATCTTGGGTATTGGCAGATCTAAAAGTTTGGGAGTACACCGTGGAGTGGTCAATAATATTACGCAAACTATCAAGTCCATTCAACAAGCTGTTGAACTTGCCGAAGGTAATTCGGGGCTAAAGATCAGCTCGGTGGTAGTAGGTATTGCGGGACAGCATATTAGAAGTTTACAGCATAGCGATTATATAACTAGGGCGAAATCCGAAGAAGTTATCAATGAAGATGATGTGGAAAAGCTTTGTAATCAAGTTTATAAATTGGTTATGCTTCCTGGAGAGGAGATCATCCATGTCTTACCACAGGAATTTAAGGTAGACGGACAAGCGGAGATAAAGCAACCAATGGGGATGTACGGGGGAAGGCTCGAGGCCAATTTCCACGTAGTTGTAGGGCAGGTTTCTTCTATCCGTAATGTAGGAAGATGTATAAAGAGTGCCGGTCTGGATCTGGGAAATATAACCTTGGAACCCTTGGCATCGGCAAATGCAGTTTTAAGTCAGGAAGAAAAAGAGGCCGGTGTAGCGCTGATCGATATAGGTGGTGGTACCACGGATTTGGCCATTTTTAAGGATGGAATTATCCGCCATACCGCAGTAATACCTTTTGGAGGTAATGTAATTACCGAAGATATCAAGGAAGGTTGTTCCATTATTGAAAAACAGGCAGAGCTTCTAAAGATAAAGTTTGGTTCGGCTTGGCCGGGAGAAAACAAGGACAATGAAATTGTTTCCATCCCTGGGTTGAGAGGACGTGAACCCAAAGAAATCACCCTGAAAAACCTTTCCAAGATTATACATGCCAGAGTGGTGGAAATCGTGGAGCAGGTTTATGTGGAGATTAAAAATTATGGGCACGACGAGCAAAAGAAAAAATTGATTGCGGGAATTGTATTGACAGGAGGTGGAAGCCAGTTAAAGCATTTGAAGCAATTAGTAGAGTATATAACTGGAATGGACACTAGGATCGGCTACCCCAATGAGCATTTGGCGGGCGATTCCGATGAGGAAATAGCCAGTCCGTTATATGCAACTGCAGTGGGACTGTTGATGAATGCAGTTCAGAACAAGGCTAAAGTAAGGGAGGCTCGACAGGAAGCTGTAGAGAAAGAAGAGGATAATGGGGTTTTTACGGGCGAAGAGCATATCCAGACCAAAACGGCCCTAAAAAAGGAGCGTAAATCTATTTTTGATAAATGGTCCGAGAAATTGAAGGATTTCTTGGATAATGCGGAATAG
- a CDS encoding GIY-YIG nuclease family protein: MYKVYVIYSSSFERYYVGITDNIEVRLKQHNSGKTKSTKAYVPWEVVLTEDYETRLAARNREKYLKSAAGRRWRNINVRPRGATE; encoded by the coding sequence ATGTATAAGGTCTATGTAATATATAGTAGTAGTTTTGAAAGATATTATGTTGGGATTACGGATAACATTGAAGTTCGTTTAAAACAGCATAATTCTGGAAAGACAAAATCGACCAAAGCCTATGTCCCTTGGGAAGTAGTCCTGACGGAGGATTACGAAACTAGGCTAGCGGCAAGAAATAGAGAAAAGTATCTAAAATCTGCTGCGGGAAGGCGATGGAGAAATATAAACGTGAGGCCCCGTGGCGCAACTGAATAG
- the murD gene encoding UDP-N-acetylmuramoyl-L-alanine--D-glutamate ligase, which produces MKRLVVLGGGESGVGTAILGKKEGFEVFVSDKGIIKEEYRKVLEHFEIDWEEQQHSEEKILNADLVMKSPGIPDKVPLVAKLKEVGVPIISEIEFASRYTKATIIGITGSNGKTTTTMLTNHILKEGGLNVGMAGNIGDSYAKMVAEKDFDYYVLEISSFQLDGIVDFKPYIAILTNITPDHLDRYEYKFENYIASKFRIAKNQTKEDYLIYDADDEVIVQWLQKNPVQSKLLPFSINKKLDEGAYLENDKIIIKTHNNTIEMSTDALALEGKHNVKNTMAATTAAKLISIRKETIRRSIENFQGAEHRLEKVLKIHHVQYINDSKATNVNATYYALDSMKTPTVWIVGGVDKGNDYKELMPLVREKVKAIICLGTDNSKIKDAFGNVVDLVVETFAMDEAVKVAYKIAERGDTVLLSPACASFDLFKNYEDRGNQFKEAIKKL; this is translated from the coding sequence ATGAAGCGTTTGGTTGTTTTGGGAGGCGGAGAAAGTGGTGTTGGAACGGCTATTTTGGGTAAAAAAGAAGGTTTTGAAGTTTTTGTCTCCGATAAGGGGATTATAAAAGAGGAATATAGAAAAGTTCTTGAACATTTTGAGATTGATTGGGAAGAACAACAACATTCTGAAGAAAAGATTTTGAATGCCGATCTGGTCATGAAAAGTCCCGGAATCCCTGATAAAGTTCCTTTGGTGGCAAAGCTCAAGGAAGTGGGGGTGCCTATTATTTCGGAAATCGAGTTTGCTTCAAGGTATACCAAGGCAACCATTATAGGGATTACCGGTAGCAACGGAAAGACCACCACGACTATGTTGACGAACCACATATTAAAAGAAGGTGGGTTGAACGTGGGAATGGCAGGGAATATTGGTGACAGTTATGCCAAAATGGTGGCAGAAAAAGACTTTGATTACTATGTACTGGAGATCAGTAGTTTTCAATTGGACGGGATAGTGGATTTTAAGCCGTATATAGCCATCCTTACCAATATAACTCCGGATCATTTGGATAGATATGAATACAAATTTGAAAATTATATAGCGTCCAAGTTTAGAATTGCAAAAAACCAGACGAAAGAGGATTATTTAATATATGATGCCGATGATGAAGTAATAGTACAGTGGTTGCAAAAGAACCCGGTCCAATCAAAATTATTGCCCTTTTCCATTAATAAGAAATTGGACGAAGGGGCATATTTAGAGAATGATAAAATAATTATTAAGACACATAATAACACTATAGAAATGAGTACAGACGCTTTGGCTTTGGAAGGAAAACACAATGTAAAGAATACCATGGCTGCCACTACGGCGGCTAAACTAATTAGTATTAGAAAGGAGACGATACGCAGAAGTATAGAAAACTTTCAGGGGGCGGAGCATAGGTTGGAAAAAGTACTTAAAATTCATCATGTACAGTATATCAACGATTCCAAGGCTACAAATGTAAATGCTACCTACTACGCATTGGATAGTATGAAAACGCCAACTGTGTGGATTGTTGGTGGGGTGGACAAAGGGAATGACTACAAGGAATTAATGCCTTTGGTGCGAGAAAAGGTAAAGGCGATTATATGTTTGGGAACTGATAATTCCAAAATCAAGGATGCCTTTGGCAATGTAGTGGACCTCGTAGTGGAAACATTTGCAATGGACGAGGCCGTAAAGGTGGCCTATAAGATAGCGGAACGGGGAGATACCGTATTGTTATCACCGGCATGTGCCAGTTTCGACTTGTTCAAGAATTATGAAGATAGGGGAAATCAGTTTAAGGAAGCAATAAAAAAATTATAA
- a CDS encoding FtsW/RodA/SpoVE family cell cycle protein: MNGDKAIWAVVALLALFSFLPVYSASSNLVYVVGNGTTIGYLVKHAILLLMGFGIIYGVHRIPTHFFKGLSLIAMPVVLLLLLYTLAQGQVIDGANASRWIRIPIVGFTFQTSNLAAVVLMIYVARYLTKIKDKTITFKESILPLWLPVFLVIVLILPANFSTAAIIFSMVLLLCFIGGYPFKYLLGIVGAGLLSLTLFILTAKAVPDLFPNRVDTWMSRIESFSNPEDTEADYQIEKAKIAIATGGLVGNGAGKSVMKNFLPQSSSDFIYAIIVEEYGLLGGFVLMFFYLLLLFRIVVVANSNGTVFGKLLVLGVGLPIVFQALINMAVAVELFPVTGQTLPLISSGGTSSWMTCLAIGIILSASNKHVQSEPEEIDETNPLEVLSGQL; this comes from the coding sequence ATGAATGGAGATAAAGCTATTTGGGCAGTGGTTGCCCTTTTGGCCTTATTTTCATTTTTGCCTGTTTATAGTGCCAGCAGTAACCTGGTTTACGTGGTGGGCAATGGAACCACAATTGGTTACCTGGTAAAACATGCTATACTTCTTTTAATGGGGTTTGGTATTATTTACGGCGTGCACCGCATCCCCACCCACTTTTTTAAAGGTCTGTCCTTGATTGCAATGCCGGTGGTATTGCTTTTGTTGCTTTATACACTCGCTCAAGGGCAGGTCATAGATGGGGCCAATGCCAGTAGATGGATTCGTATTCCTATTGTTGGTTTTACATTTCAGACGTCCAATCTGGCGGCGGTAGTGCTAATGATCTATGTGGCCAGGTACTTGACAAAAATAAAGGATAAGACTATAACCTTTAAAGAGAGTATTCTTCCCCTTTGGTTGCCGGTTTTTTTAGTGATAGTGCTCATACTACCTGCCAATTTTTCAACGGCTGCTATTATATTCTCTATGGTGTTGTTGCTATGTTTTATAGGGGGATATCCATTTAAGTACCTGTTGGGAATCGTTGGTGCGGGATTATTGAGCCTAACGCTATTTATTTTAACGGCCAAGGCAGTGCCGGATTTATTTCCGAATAGGGTGGATACTTGGATGAGTAGAATAGAAAGCTTTTCCAATCCTGAGGATACGGAGGCCGATTATCAAATTGAAAAGGCAAAAATAGCCATTGCAACAGGAGGATTAGTGGGCAATGGAGCGGGAAAGAGTGTAATGAAGAATTTTTTGCCACAAAGCTCCTCGGATTTTATTTACGCCATTATTGTTGAGGAGTACGGACTGCTGGGAGGTTTTGTATTAATGTTCTTCTATTTGTTGTTGCTTTTTAGGATCGTGGTAGTGGCCAATAGCAATGGAACTGTATTTGGAAAACTATTGGTTTTGGGAGTTGGACTTCCTATAGTATTTCAGGCATTGATCAATATGGCGGTGGCCGTGGAGCTTTTCCCTGTTACCGGTCAGACCTTGCCTTTGATTAGTAGTGGTGGAACCTCTAGTTGGATGACCTGTTTGGCCATAGGCATTATTTTGAGTGCAAGTAATAAGCATGTCCAATCCGAACCGGAGGAAATAGATGAGACCAACCCTTTAGAAGTGTTAAGTGGTCAGTTATAG
- a CDS encoding cell division protein FtsQ/DivIB, translating to MKINWNFIKFGALLLVVTGLYAFSSARNKHKKIDNIEIEFVGDQNLYMTQETVNKLLIQNSGDLRNLPKEDIVLNTIEKAIEANEMVKNAQVYLTVNGDLVAKVIQRKPIGRVEGVAKFYIDEDGKPMPFSKYHSARVPIITGIVTNKSTEGVYEILTYVNSDEFLKKNIIGVHITEEQKYQLKFRMENFVVDLGHLGELEKKFSNFKAFYTKANKDKTLNDYKRVSLEFNNQVVCTKI from the coding sequence ATGAAAATTAATTGGAATTTCATAAAATTCGGGGCCTTGTTGCTGGTAGTTACGGGTCTTTATGCATTTTCCAGTGCTAGGAACAAGCATAAAAAAATAGACAATATCGAAATTGAGTTTGTCGGGGATCAAAATCTTTACATGACCCAAGAGACGGTTAATAAATTGTTAATACAAAATTCCGGAGACCTTAGAAACCTGCCCAAAGAAGATATAGTTTTGAATACTATAGAAAAAGCTATCGAAGCTAATGAAATGGTGAAAAATGCCCAAGTTTACCTTACGGTAAACGGGGACCTAGTGGCTAAAGTCATACAGCGAAAACCAATCGGAAGAGTTGAGGGAGTTGCAAAGTTTTATATCGATGAGGATGGGAAACCTATGCCATTTTCCAAATATCATTCTGCGCGGGTACCTATAATTACAGGAATAGTAACCAATAAAAGTACGGAGGGAGTGTACGAGATTTTGACTTATGTAAATTCTGATGAATTCTTAAAAAAGAACATAATAGGAGTTCATATTACCGAGGAGCAAAAGTATCAGTTGAAGTTTAGGATGGAGAATTTTGTAGTGGATTTGGGTCATTTGGGAGAATTGGAGAAAAAGTTCAGCAATTTTAAAGCTTTTTATACCAAAGCAAATAAGGACAAAACGTTGAACGACTATAAGAGGGTGAGTTTAGAATTTAATAACCAAGTAGTGTGCACCAAAATTTAA
- the murC gene encoding UDP-N-acetylmuramate--L-alanine ligase: protein MGIKDIHNVYFIGIGGIGMSALARYFKFIGKNVAGYDKTETPLTKDLVDLGIQVHYSDDLELVSKTYLDPNNTLVVYTPAVPNDHGEYNYFMAHDFQVKKRSEVLGLITKDTFCFAVAGTHGKTTTSCILAHLLKETGTPITAFLGGISEDFNSNFLLEGSEYSVVEADEFDRSFLRLSPNVACITSMDADHLDIYGNSEELQKSFNDFVKRIKPNGKLFVRNGLPLDGTTYGIEDGSDYCIRNIKIDQGSYIFDLDSPEANLKSVRFNKPGRHNLLNGLVAYAMAIQAGSSPTSLAGALATFKGVQRRFSYQIKNANFVFIDDYAHHPTEIDAAFQAVSEMHPGKNILAVFQPHLFSRTRDFVDEFAKSLSNFPSLLLLEIYPAREKPIEGVTSQWLLDKITSPRKKLIEKSELISEIMAQNPDVLITLGAGDIGLEVPKIKKELSLVHKKQ from the coding sequence ATGGGTATAAAAGATATACATAACGTCTACTTTATAGGTATTGGAGGTATTGGTATGTCTGCCCTTGCGCGATATTTTAAATTTATAGGTAAGAATGTTGCGGGCTATGACAAGACCGAGACACCGCTTACAAAGGATTTGGTGGATTTGGGTATCCAAGTGCACTATAGCGATGATTTGGAATTGGTATCCAAGACGTACCTGGATCCTAACAATACCCTCGTTGTATATACTCCCGCTGTACCCAATGATCACGGGGAGTATAATTATTTTATGGCCCATGACTTTCAGGTGAAAAAGCGCTCCGAAGTATTGGGGTTGATTACAAAGGATACTTTTTGTTTCGCGGTTGCTGGGACCCATGGCAAGACGACCACTTCTTGTATACTGGCTCATTTATTGAAAGAGACCGGGACTCCGATTACGGCATTCCTAGGGGGGATTTCGGAAGATTTCAACAGTAATTTTTTATTGGAAGGTTCGGAATATTCTGTGGTAGAGGCAGATGAATTTGACCGTTCCTTTCTTCGGTTATCGCCTAATGTGGCCTGTATTACTTCTATGGATGCGGATCATTTGGATATTTATGGCAACAGTGAGGAACTACAAAAGTCGTTTAACGATTTTGTAAAGCGGATAAAGCCGAATGGTAAGCTGTTTGTTCGCAATGGTTTGCCTTTGGATGGTACCACCTATGGTATTGAGGATGGTTCCGATTATTGTATTAGGAATATTAAAATAGACCAGGGAAGCTATATTTTTGATTTGGACTCCCCGGAAGCCAATCTTAAATCGGTCAGGTTCAATAAACCGGGGAGGCATAACCTGCTCAATGGCTTGGTGGCGTATGCCATGGCCATTCAAGCCGGTTCATCTCCAACAAGTTTGGCGGGGGCTTTGGCCACTTTCAAAGGGGTGCAAAGACGTTTTTCCTACCAGATAAAGAATGCCAATTTTGTGTTTATAGACGATTATGCACATCACCCTACGGAAATAGATGCTGCATTCCAGGCAGTTTCCGAAATGCATCCCGGTAAAAATATATTGGCCGTTTTTCAGCCACATTTGTTTTCTAGAACGAGGGATTTTGTGGATGAATTTGCAAAAAGTCTGTCCAATTTTCCGAGTTTGTTACTGTTGGAAATTTACCCGGCCAGGGAAAAACCAATTGAAGGGGTTACCTCTCAATGGTTGTTGGATAAAATTACAAGCCCAAGGAAAAAATTAATTGAAAAGTCAGAGTTGATTTCAGAAATAATGGCCCAAAACCCCGATGTTTTAATAACCCTGGGGGCGGGAGATATTGGATTGGAAGTCCCAAAAATTAAAAAAGAGTTAAGTCTTGTCCATAAAAAACAATAA